A genome region from Candidatus Zixiibacteriota bacterium includes the following:
- a CDS encoding VWA domain-containing protein: protein MFRFAGFQMSLFEKEIAVSATAISVVAAILIGLIIAHQLLRKKADSASIRYSDLKIIKRSAKTGRARFRFILSVLRVLALALLAVAFARPQAGTENREVSSEGIDIMLALDISGSMRAEDFKPHNRLYVAKEEIKKFVSKRISDRIGLVVFSATSFTQCPLTLDYGVLLTFLDQVKFGMVQDGTAIGMALANCVNRLRESTAKSKVIILLTDGINNSGQIDPLTAAGIAKTMGVKIYTIGVGKPGNAMYPVDDPIFGKRYVYLPNEIDEDVLREIAAKTGGKYFRARSEKELEAIYSEIDQLEKTKIKVSQYIQYKELFPPFVYLGLIFLVLEVLLGQTVFRKIP, encoded by the coding sequence ATGTTTAGATTTGCCGGGTTTCAGATGTCGCTTTTCGAGAAAGAGATAGCAGTCTCGGCGACGGCTATCTCTGTCGTTGCCGCGATTCTTATCGGTCTAATTATCGCCCATCAACTGCTGCGGAAGAAAGCCGATTCCGCCAGCATAAGATATAGCGACCTTAAGATTATCAAGCGTTCGGCGAAGACCGGGCGCGCCCGCTTTCGGTTTATCTTAAGCGTGCTGCGAGTGCTGGCGCTGGCGCTTCTGGCAGTCGCTTTCGCCAGACCCCAGGCCGGCACGGAAAACCGGGAGGTATCTTCCGAAGGAATTGATATCATGCTGGCGCTCGATATTTCCGGCTCGATGCGCGCTGAAGATTTCAAGCCGCACAATCGCCTCTATGTGGCGAAGGAAGAAATAAAAAAGTTCGTCTCCAAGAGAATCAGCGACCGGATTGGGCTGGTGGTCTTCTCGGCAACATCTTTTACGCAATGCCCCTTGACCCTCGATTACGGGGTGCTTCTTACATTCCTGGACCAGGTGAAATTCGGAATGGTGCAGGATGGCACCGCCATTGGCATGGCTTTAGCCAATTGCGTCAATCGTCTGCGGGAGTCAACTGCCAAGTCCAAGGTGATAATACTGCTGACTGATGGTATCAACAATTCCGGTCAGATTGACCCTCTGACCGCGGCCGGAATCGCCAAGACTATGGGTGTCAAAATATATACCATCGGGGTCGGCAAGCCGGGCAACGCCATGTATCCGGTTGATGACCCTATCTTCGGGAAAAGATATGTCTATCTGCCCAATGAAATCGATGAAGATGTTCTGCGGGAGATAGCGGCCAAAACGGGCGGCAAATATTTCCGCGCCCGCTCCGAAAAAGAACTGGAAGCGATATACTCGGAAATCGACCAGCTCGAGAAAACTAAAATTAAAGTCAGCCAGTATATTCAGTACAAAGAGCTATTTCCCCCCTTTGTTTACCTGGGGCTGATATTCCTTGTGCTGGAAGTACTGCTGGGTCAGACTGTCTTTCGTAAGATTCCTTGA